The sequence GCCAAGGAATGATCACCAGCGAGACTCCGACAGCATTACAAACCGAACATCATCGCGCTCTCCCCGCCAAACCAAAGCCCCTTATTCACTGTAACGATTGATCAGCCGAGAGCCGATAGCAAAAAAAATCAGTCCGTAGACCATCATCACCACGAGCGCAAGGAGTGCGCGGCTGTCGAGGATCTGCGCCCGGATAAGGATATTGGTGTGAGTCAGCGGCATAATGTTGATGATGACGCGAAGGATCGCCGGCATGGTATCTACCGGGAAAAAAGTGCCGCTAAAAAAAGACATGGGCATAATGATGAAGTTATTGTAGGTCGAGGCATCTTCATGGCTCTTGGCCAGCATGCCGGTAATCACGCCGAGAGAAGCGAACATGAAGCAGTTAAGGATCAAGGCGGTGACAAACAATGGTGAAATCCTGAAGTGGGCAGGAGAGATCAGCCCCACCAGAATGATCAGCGAGGAGGCAAAGAGGCCCTTGGTCATCCCGGCCAAAACCTCGCCCAGCATGATGGATGAAGACGGGATCGGGGCCTGAACCAGGACCTGAAAGGTCTTGAAATAGATACGATTCAGGTTCAGGGCGCTGGCCACCCATGCGTACGAGTTATTCATCGAACTCATCGCCACCAGGCCGGGGATGAGAAACGACAGGTAGTCGGTGCCGTCCATCTTGACATTGCGGCCAAGTCCGTACCCGAACACCAATAGATAAATGA is a genomic window of Desulfobulbaceae bacterium containing:
- a CDS encoding ABC transporter — its product is MKKNVRIPAVSLTQSIAGSFSRSCTFTWYPVYLREMLLFKRKLLKVGYVFSAMVTPIIYLLVFGYGLGRNVKMDGTDYLSFLIPGLVAMSSMNNSYAWVASALNLNRIYFKTFQVLVQAPIPSSSIMLGEVLAGMTKGLFASSLIILVGLISPAHFRISPLFVTALILNCFMFASLGVITGMLAKSHEDASTYNNFIIMPMSFFSGTFFPVDTMPAILRVIINIMPLTHTNILIRAQILDSRALLALVVMMVYGLIFFAIGSRLINRYSE